DNA sequence from the Planctomicrobium piriforme genome:
GATGGGGGTGAGTTGCGGCTTCGCGTTCGCAGGCAACTGATTCGCCACAACGGCCAGACGTTCGTTCACAATCTGTCGGGCGGTGTAGACGTTCGTGTTCCAGCCGAATTCGACGTAGATTACCGACAGTCCGATGCCTGACGCACTGCGGACCGCCTCGACGCCGGTTGCCCCGTTGAGCGTGGTCTCGAGCGGGAATGTGACGAGCGTCTCCACTTCCTCCGGCGACAGGCCGGGAGCCTCGGTCATGATGGTGACTCGAGGCCGGGTGAGGCTCGGGAAGATATCGACCGGCAGAGACAGGGACAGATAACCCCCGCCGAGTAGCGTGACGATCGCCAGGGCGACAATCAGCAGGCGGTGTTCGAGTGAGAAGCGAATGAGCCGATTCATGGCTGAAAATTTTCTGATGCTGCGGTCGACGTTCAGCGAGAAATTGAGATCCGGTTGAGATTTCGAATTTCGTGCTTCGGATTTCCAGGGGATGCGAACATTCCGCGCAAAACGCCGTTTACGTTTAATGGTTGTGACCGGCGTGGAGGTCGACTCCACCGCCTTGGGCTTTTCTCAATGCAAGATTGAGCTGATAGGCTTCGTTCATTGCGACGAAGTCTCCCTCGAACACGCTGCCGTCGTTCGCCAGCACGGCGCTGCGGCTGTCTTCGTACACGACCGAGACCGGCACCCGTTCGAAGAGTTTTCCGTTCTCACGGAAGACGTAGGTTTCTGCCCCCTCTTTGACGACCGCTTCGATCGGCAACACGATCTTGTCGGTCCAGTGTTCGGCAGGCAGACGAAGCTGCACTCGTTGACCAGGCTTGAAACGCCAGGCGCGGAACGTGATGCCTTCGGCGTTCCTCACATCGCGAATGACTTCGTTCTTGAGCGGCAGATAAAACCGCAGCAGCCGCGAGTCGGGATCGACGACGTTGTCGGCGTATTGAATGGTGAGATTTTCGCGGATGAGGGGCGTGCCGGACTGCGATTCGAAGATCGCAGTGACGGGCCGCTGTTCCTGAATCACCTGATTGATCAGTTCCGCTTCCTTCTGAAACGCCATGCCGATGACACGCAGGCTGGTATGCAGTGCGAGCCCGCACAGTTCGTCCCCCGGCTGAATCAGTTTGCCGGGAAAAACGGAGAGGTCTTCGACCGAGTAGGCAAGATCTTCACCGGCGTGGGCATCGGCAGCAGGGGCGATTTCTTCGTGAACGATGGGGAGTACGCGGTCGAGTTCGGCCTGTTGCGTTTCGAGGTTCGCCTCCCCTCCTCCACTGATCGGGACGCGAATCGTGAACGTGCGGAGCAGCACCCGAGATTCCATGATCGATTTAATCTGGTCAGCCGAGAGCCCGCGGACAAGGAGTTCCTGCACCTGGACGAGTCGTTGGGTTTCGAGCCGCTGGCGTTCGTATTTCTTTTCCAGTACCCGAGTGCCGGGAATGCTCCCCTGCTCGGCCAGCGGTTCGATTCGCTTGAGTTCCAGTTCGATCAGCTCGAGATCCTGAATTGTCTTCAGCAGGCTCGACTGGGCGTTGGCGAGCAATTCACCGGTGGTTTGAACATCAAGCAAAGGGTCGCCGGGACGGACCGTCTGGCCAGGCGACACATAGACCTTCGTCACAATGCCGTTCACGGCGGTGGTGATGCGGCGTTCGCTATGGCCAGGCTGTTCGGCAATGGTGCCTGGCACGACGATCGTCCGCCAGAATTCGCCGACAGTGACCGGGCCCACTTTCAGTCCCAGGTTCTGCCGGGCCTGATCGCTCAACACAAGTTGATTGGGATCGGAGCCATGCTCGTGACCATGTTCGTCGCCGTGATCGTGTCCGGCGTGATCATGACCGTCATTCTCATTGTGTTCCGCGGCCGGCGCTGCAACAGGTTGTGCGCCGCGGCCCAGCAGATAGCCAGCGCCGCTCGCAATGACCACCAGCACAACGAAGATCAAAATCAGGCGAGTCATGGAATGACTCCTCGGGGATCAGGGGAAAGGGGACTGGGGTGAGGGATCAGGGAAATGCAGAGAGCAATTGACAGTCGTTCCAAGTTGGACGATTTCAATCAAGGCAACACAAAGGGGCGCGGAGAGAGGGGGACAGAGCGATTTCCTGACTGTCCCCTGTCCCCGACTCCCTATCCCCTTGCGTCCATTTGATTGAACCTGGAACTACTGCCTGAACTCATTCCCTGAAATCAGTGCTTGTGATCGTGAGCACCAAGGGTCAGTTTGCCGGTGTAGGTCTTGCCGGCGATGCCGACTCGCAACACGGCGCCGTTATCTTTGTGGTGCAGGTCGTGAATCAGTTCGCCATTGACCATCGAAAAGCAGGAACTCGTGCCGGCGGCATCCGTCTGCTGCGGCAATGCCGGCAGCTTAAACTGCACCGGCTTACCGCCATGCTTGAGATTCACAAATGCTTCAGTGCTGTTGCTGACGACCGTTTTCTTCGCGGTACTGTCGAGCAAGTAAATTGCCAGCGTGTTGGTCTTCTCGTTGACCACGATCTCAGCGTGAAACTCTTCATCACCAAGTGCGATCAGGTTCCCGCCATGCGGTCCCTTCTCGCCGTGATCGTGAGCCAGGGCAAAACCAGAGAACAGAGTCATCGTCCCGAGCGCGACAGCCAGGCACGATGAGCGCAGCATTTGAAAAGCAGTCATTTCAGAACTCCTTGAAGATGTAAACGAAGAACGAATCCACGCCAGAAGCAGGACGCGACACTGGCTCCGCCAGTGATTGATATGGAGAGGCCGCAAAACACTCTGGGCGGCAGCGGCCAGCCGTTCCGTCAGAAGTACGGTTAACGAAAAGGTCGAATGCCAATCACGGCCCCTCACCCCGACCCTCTCCCCGGAGTACCGGGGCGAGGGAGAAATGAGAGGCGCAGCGGCGGATTAAAGGACGTACACGCCCAGCGTGGCGCGATCGGGCGCAGAACACAGCGCCAGGTCCGAATCGACGGACGGCAACTCGGCCTGTCCGGATTTCAGGTTCAGCAAATCTTCAACCGACACCGTCGACCACAGCAGCAGCGGGACTGGTGCGGCGAACGTATCAACCGTTTTGTAGAACACATGCGTGCCGACGCAGAGATGGTGCTGATGCCCGTGACTGTCGCAGTCGTCGTTGTGATGGCACTTTGCGTCGGCCTGATCGCACTGTGCCGAAGTCGTATGGTGATGCCCGCAATGGTGCACCACTTCAACTTGCGGCTCGGTCTGGGCTGGGGCGGAATGGCTGTGCTGGCACGCGGTCGTCCCATCGCAGCAGCAGACAAGCTGCTGTGCAACAAAGGTGACGAGCGAAATCAGACAGACCAGCCAGCGCACGGAAAGCTCCAGTTTTTTACCGAGTCGTCAATTCGTATCGACAATTTCGACCAGCCGTCAAGATGAAAAGTGCCGGTGGGAAGGGGTCAGGGGATAGGGATGAGGGGTCAGGGAAATTCAATGAAGCCGTAATTATGGGGAAAGTCGCAACTCTGGTGCCGACGATTTCAGTTTAACGAATTCTGAAAAAGGCGATGCTCTTTTCCCCTCACCCCGGCCCCTCTCCCCGATGGCGGCTCGAATACACTGGTGCATCGAACTCGGGGCGAGGGGAGCAGACTTCGTCACTCTGCCAGGCCGGCGACGTAGGCGGATTCGGGGAGGTCTTTGCCGGTCACGGCCTTGAACTGCCCGTTCAGTTGATCCATGTAGATATTCGCACTGCTGATGACTTTGCTCCCCCGATCGCGAGCCTCCTGCATCAGGGAGTTCTCGATCGGCAGGTTGCTCACGTCCAAAACCGTCATATTCGGTCGGAACAGCGACGGGTTGATCTGCCCGTGCCGGGTACCGGAGGAGATCTGGGGGTCGGCCAGAATCACGATGTCCGACAGGGTTTCGTAGAGATTCTGAAACGGCACAAAGCGGCAGTTATTGACCTGAGCGGTGTGTTGAGCGCGTTTATCGTCCGGGCCGCAGACGCTGACGAGACCTTGCCGCTGGGTGATGGCGTGGACCATCGATTGGGCCATGCCGCCGTTGCCGATGACCATCACGTTTTGCGTCGCCAACGTTTTGCCGATCGGCTGTAACTCCGCTTCCACGGCCTTCAGGCTGCTGCGCCAAAGAGTGTTGTAGCCGTGCCACCCGTCGTCCCGTTTGAGCAAAAGATTGAGATAGCCGCTCTGGCGGTCGTGCTTGTCGACATGTTCGGCCAGTTCGAGCAGAGATTGCCCGTGCGCTCCCTGGACAATAATGGCGCGGATCTTGAGGACATCGAGCATTTTCTTCAGTTGTCGAAGATCACCCAGCTCGATGGGGAGACAGCGGACGTTTCCTCCCAGGTGCTGAAACCCGGCGTTGAGGACTTTCGTGGTGACGGTCTGCGACTCGCCGAAGCCGGCGACGGCCACGAAGGCCGTTTTGGGAGTGATGCCGTCGCTGTGATAAATGTCTTTGAGATCAAAGACGGTCGCCTGACCGGGATAGGCTTCCATCCCCTGTTCGAGCGCGGCGTAGATCCAGGGCGAGCCGT
Encoded proteins:
- a CDS encoding efflux RND transporter periplasmic adaptor subunit; the encoded protein is MTRLILIFVVLVVIASGAGYLLGRGAQPVAAPAAEHNENDGHDHAGHDHGDEHGHEHGSDPNQLVLSDQARQNLGLKVGPVTVGEFWRTIVVPGTIAEQPGHSERRITTAVNGIVTKVYVSPGQTVRPGDPLLDVQTTGELLANAQSSLLKTIQDLELIELELKRIEPLAEQGSIPGTRVLEKKYERQRLETQRLVQVQELLVRGLSADQIKSIMESRVLLRTFTIRVPISGGGEANLETQQAELDRVLPIVHEEIAPAADAHAGEDLAYSVEDLSVFPGKLIQPGDELCGLALHTSLRVIGMAFQKEAELINQVIQEQRPVTAIFESQSGTPLIRENLTIQYADNVVDPDSRLLRFYLPLKNEVIRDVRNAEGITFRAWRFKPGQRVQLRLPAEHWTDKIVLPIEAVVKEGAETYVFRENGKLFERVPVSVVYEDSRSAVLANDGSVFEGDFVAMNEAYQLNLALRKAQGGGVDLHAGHNH
- a CDS encoding type I 3-dehydroquinate dehydratase — translated: MICITVTPTSRTLVKADLLNAARHGDIIELCLDHFVNEPDVKDLITAVDKPMIVSCRRPQDGGKWKGTEQERLLLLRQAIVAGPAYIELDLDIADQIPRFGKTQRVISFTRLDRPETDIDGVFDAAANAKADIVKFAWPTPTLDAAWPLLAAVSQKRTLPVVGLGLGQAEITFSLLGMKYGSPWIYAALEQGMEAYPGQATVFDLKDIYHSDGITPKTAFVAVAGFGESQTVTTKVLNAGFQHLGGNVRCLPIELGDLRQLKKMLDVLKIRAIIVQGAHGQSLLELAEHVDKHDRQSGYLNLLLKRDDGWHGYNTLWRSSLKAVEAELQPIGKTLATQNVMVIGNGGMAQSMVHAITQRQGLVSVCGPDDKRAQHTAQVNNCRFVPFQNLYETLSDIVILADPQISSGTRHGQINPSLFRPNMTVLDVSNLPIENSLMQEARDRGSKVISSANIYMDQLNGQFKAVTGKDLPESAYVAGLAE